The Cyanobacterium sp. T60_A2020_053 genome segment GTAAGCGCAAACAAAAATCTGACTCTTCCCTCACTGCACTACCCCTAAATCTCTCATCAAACCAAATATTATGTTTAGTAAAAATATCGCGCCGAAAAGACATATTACAACCCCTCGCTGTAATGATTTTTTGAGCTTTGATTAAATAAACAAAATCAAGATGATACCAAGCCAAGCCCGGATCACTCGCTAAGGGGTCTAAGTTTTGTTTTAAGGTAGTGGAATAACCTTTTTCTCCTGTTTCGGCATTCAGTGACTTCATGCGGTCTAGCACCCTTCCAGCTACTGCTCCCAGTTGAGGATTATTAAGATAATTTTGGACGTGATTAAACAAATATTCGTCAGGAAGTTGCACATCATCATCAATGAAAATAATGATTTCCCCAGCGCCCTTCGCCACTCCATAATTTCGAGCTTTTGGTAAACTTGCCCACTTGACTCGATACCATTTTATAGTTTTAGCTTTATGTTGCGCCCTTAAAAAAGATTCAACTTCGCTGGTATGTTCGAGGGTTTGATCCACTACAATGACTTCAAAACGAGGATATTCTTGTTTTAAGACATCATTAATAGAATCCACCAGCGCCCTCTCCCGTCTATAGGTAGGGATGACTATGGAAACTAAGGGAAAAATTGACATGGTTTTGATTGGGTGTTAAATTTTAGGCGTTGCTGATTTTAGCTATTATTAAATATCCTGCGGTATTTTTAGTTATTCGGGAATTTGTTCTAAAAAGATTATATCTTCGTAATTTACCCACCGTGTAATGAATTACACGGAACCAACGGAATTACGTTCAATAAATTGAACTAAGATTATTTTTAGTATCTGGCTTAACTCTTTAATTTATAAGTATTTTACCCGACACCTGACACCCAAAACCTGATACCTCCCCTCATAACATTATTCTTGTTGATGGGAAAATTGATAAGCGCCAATGAAAGCAAGAATAATGGCGATAATTCCTAAAACGGGAATACTATACCAAGGAAATTGGGATAACGGCTGATAAGCGGCGGCGCGGAGGGCGCTGGTGGTATAAGTTAAGGGTAAACAGTAAACAACAATTTTGAGAAAAAGTGGTAAGGTTTGGGGTACAAAAAAAGTTCCTCCTAAAAAAGACATGGGTACTATTAAAAAATTGTTGTACAGCCCCACTGCTTCAAGGGATTTCACCCTTAAGCCGATAATTACCCCAATTCCAGCAAAAACGGCACAATTAAGCACTACAACCGTCAAAAATAGGGGATTAATAAAACTAAAAATTTTACCTGTAAAAATTACCGCCACGAGGATAACAGAAAATGCTGTCATTAATCCCCTGATAATACCTGCTAAAACTTTGCCGAGATGTAGGGCGAGGGGATGCACTGGTAATAATAGCAATTCTTCAAAGGTTTTGCTAAATAGTCTGTCGCCACAAATGGAAAAAGTTGTACCGCCAAAACTAATCGTCATGGAGGATAGGGCTACCATGCCGGGTAAAATAAATTCGAGATAGCTATTGCCGACGGGAGGGGCGCTGACTCGATCAATTGTACTACCTAACCCTAAACCAAAGGCTAAAACA includes the following:
- a CDS encoding glycosyltransferase family 2 protein, translated to MSIFPLVSIVIPTYRRERALVDSINDVLKQEYPRFEVIVVDQTLEHTSEVESFLRAQHKAKTIKWYRVKWASLPKARNYGVAKGAGEIIIFIDDDVQLPDEYLFNHVQNYLNNPQLGAVAGRVLDRMKSLNAETGEKGYSTTLKQNLDPLASDPGLAWYHLDFVYLIKAQKIITARGCNMSFRRDIFTKHNIWFDERFRGSAVREESDFCLRLRQTGYYIWFDPESRLIHLGEETGGCHDIATKSFSYQLAFYHNHFLMGLKNLTLPQQGRFYRKLFDCHVLGNPPCNKSGSFDKVILRGVFYFLGFLDAIKTYLLSFTYRPSISDEN
- a CDS encoding ABC transporter permease, translated to MTKSYPLKLIFADTLTIFWAEWLDLRARLTQIAATGLISPLIYVLAFGLGLGSTIDRVSAPPVGNSYLEFILPGMVALSSMTISFGGTTFSICGDRLFSKTFEELLLLPVHPLALHLGKVLAGIIRGLMTAFSVILVAVIFTGKIFSFINPLFLTVVVLNCAVFAGIGVIIGLRVKSLEAVGLYNNFLIVPMSFLGGTFFVPQTLPLFLKIVVYCLPLTYTTSALRAAAYQPLSQFPWYSIPVLGIIAIILAFIGAYQFSHQQE